Proteins encoded together in one Arvicanthis niloticus isolate mArvNil1 chromosome 7, mArvNil1.pat.X, whole genome shotgun sequence window:
- the C7H1orf226 gene encoding uncharacterized protein C1orf226 homolog → MVAHYINVSFSHLFPTCFSSPFLTVDHSMFENLNTTLTPKLQSSHSFPHLSRPGAPGSITPVSGEPGGPGLRVGSSQHLRNLGKAVGAKVNDLLRRKESSSLGSVGVMEINKTAGAQLPGGEDAACGPWLQDERSVQEAFPLLDPPPPITRKRTPRALKTTQDMLISSQPVLSNLEYGTELSPGQAQDSPPTAQPVSADTSRPESTIEMGEKGEALPNGEVSLLVPDLIHKNTQEESKLKATEGRKSSSPGLIERNGLKLSLSPISLAESWENNSPSPQARTSSLDSEGLHPDLLSFE, encoded by the exons ATGGTTGCTCACTACATAAATGTGTCTTTCTCTCATTTGTTTCCCACCTGCTTTTCGAGCCCTTTTCTGACAG TTGACCACAGCATGTTTGAGAATTTGAACACAACCCTTACTCCAAAGCTCCAATCCAGCCATTCCTTCCCCCATCTGTCCAGACCTGGGGCCCCAGGCTCCATCACCCCTGTCTCTGGAGAGCCAGGAGGACCTGGACTGAGGGTGGGCAGCAGCCAGCACCTTAGGAATCTAGGCAAAGCTGTGGGGGCCAAGGTCAATGACCTTCTGCGAAGAAAGGAGTCTTCAAGCCTGGGCAGTGTGGGTGTCATGGAAATAAACAAGACTGCTGGAGCCCAGCTGCCCGGTGGGGAAGATGCAGCCTGTGGACCCTGGCTGCAGGACGAAAG GTCAGTCCAGGAAGCCTTCCCTCTGCTGGATCCCCCACCTCCCATAACCCGGAAGCGAACCCCTCGGGCCCTGAAGACCACCCAGGACATGCTGATTTCATCACAGCCTGTCCTAAGCAATCTAGAATATGGGACAGAATTGTCACCTGGACAGGCCCAAGACTCTCCACCCACTGCTCAGCCTGTCTCTGCAGACACTTCACGGCCAGAGTCGACCATTGaaatgggagagaagggagaggctcTGCCCAATGGTGAGGTGTCCCTCTTGGTACCTGACCTAATACACAAGAATACCCAGGAGGAATCCAAGCTAAAGGCAACTGAGGGCAGGAAATCCTCCTCCCCTGGCCTCATTGAGAgaaatggcctcaaactcagcttGAGCCCCATCAGCCTGGCTGAGTCCTGGGAGAACAACAGCCCATCTCCGCAGGCACGGACTTCCAGCCTTGACAGTGAGGGCCTTCACCCAGACCTGCTGTCCTTTGAGTAG
- the Spata46 gene encoding spermatogenesis-associated protein 46 translates to MSGCVISITQCGQNMENFSLLSTSRPRISSSALSAFPDIMSSLATSLPDLGDTLNGEQLRQNCTIYRPWFSPYSYLVCKDKESHLEAYGFPEVDREEGRGDNCLLEDVAESVCSSSSSQENTYPRETNKKSKHGLDSITSQDILMASKWHPAQQNGYKCAACCRMYPTLHSLKSHIKGGFKEGFSCKVYYRKLKTLWGKEQKARIGDRISLGSCQAFK, encoded by the exons ATGAGCGGGTGTGTGATCTCCATTACCCAGTGTGGTCAGAACATGGAGAACTTCTCACTCCTCAGTACCTCCAGACCTCGTATCTCTTCCTCTGCCCTGAGTGCTTTTCCTGACATTATGTCCTCACTCGCCACCAGCCTGCCAG ACTTGGGGGACACCCTGAATGGGGAGCAGCTGAGACAGAACTGCACCATCTACCGGCCCTGGTTTTCCCCTTACAGCTACTTggtatgcaaagacaaagagagcCACCTGGAGGCCTATGGGTTCCCagaggtggacagagaagagggcagaggggATAACTGCCTTCTTGAGGATGTGGCTGAGAGTGTCtgctcatcttcttcctcccaagagaACACATACCCTAGGGAGACCAACAAAAAATCCAAGCACGGTTTGGATTCTATCACATCCCAGGACATCTTGATGGCTTCCAAATGGCACCCAGCCCAGCAGAATGGCTATAAGTGTGCAGCCTGTTGCCGCATGTACCCCACTCTGCACTCCCTCAAGAGCCACATCAAGGGGGGTTTCAAGGAGGGTTTCAGCTGCAAGGTGTACTACCGCAAGCTCAAAACCCTCTGGGGCAAAGAGCAAAAGGCCCGGATAGGAGATAGGATCTCCTTGGGCAGCTGCCAGGCCTTCAAGTAA